A window from Acidobacteriota bacterium encodes these proteins:
- a CDS encoding type II toxin-antitoxin system VapC family toxin, translating into MTLVDANVLIYAIDADSPHHRPARRWLEQTLSGTTPVGLAWVVVLAFLRLTTRAGILKKPLGPERAMAFVDEWLAQPYVTTVSPGEGHWSILRRLLRDSGTAGNLTSDAHLAAMALELGASICSTDGDFERFPGIERINPLA; encoded by the coding sequence GTGACTCTCGTCGACGCCAACGTCCTGATCTACGCCATCGACGCCGACTCCCCTCATCACCGGCCCGCCCGCCGATGGCTGGAGCAGACGTTGTCGGGGACGACGCCGGTCGGCCTGGCCTGGGTGGTCGTTCTCGCGTTCCTGCGCCTCACGACGCGCGCGGGCATCCTGAAGAAGCCGCTCGGGCCCGAACGCGCCATGGCCTTCGTCGACGAGTGGCTGGCGCAGCCGTACGTGACGACCGTCAGCCCTGGCGAGGGTCACTGGTCGATCCTGCGCAGGCTGCTCAGGGACTCCGGCACCGCAGGCAACCTCACCTCGGACGCGCACCTGGCCGCCATGGCGCTCGAGCTCGGCGCCTCGATCTGTTCGACCGACGGCGACTTCGAGCGCTTCCCCGGCATCGAGCGCATCAATCCGCTCGCTTGA
- a CDS encoding DUF2191 domain-containing protein, which translates to MRTTLTLEADVERALKEEVRRSGLSLKRIVNDTLRAGLAARKAPAGRRYRLTPVSLGGVAPGIDLDKALRLAEALEDDAIGRKLEMRK; encoded by the coding sequence ATGCGGACCACCTTGACGCTCGAAGCGGATGTCGAACGGGCCCTGAAAGAGGAGGTCCGCCGCAGCGGGCTTTCCCTGAAGCGCATCGTGAACGACACGCTTCGTGCGGGGTTGGCTGCGCGCAAGGCTCCGGCCGGCCGGCGCTATCGCCTCACCCCGGTCTCTCTCGGCGGTGTCGCTCCAGGGATTGATCTCGACAAGGCCTTGAGGCTCGCCGAGGCGCTCGAGGACGACGCCATCGGCCGCAAGCTCGAGATGCGCAAGTGA